The genomic segment TGCTCGCCACGATCTCGTTCAGGAACGGCTGATATGCCCCTCCCGCGTAATCCGTCGCGCTCCCCCCGGCCTCCCTGAGGATCAGTGTGCCCGCGGCCGTGTCCCATGGCCTGAGCCCCCTCTCCCAGAATCCATCAAACCTGCCTGATGCGATGTAGCACAGATCGAGCGCCGCAGAGCCGTCCCGGCGCACGCCCTGGGCGAGCAGCGAGAGCTTCTGGAAGATTTCGAAGTTGTCGGCGGGCTCCTCCCTCAGCCGGTAGGGGAAGCCGGTGCAGAGGAGGCTCTCCTCGATCGAGGATATCGCGGAGACGCGCAGCGTGGCTTCGTTCATCGTGCTCCCCGCTCCCCTCTCAGCGGAGAACAGCTCATCGTGAAGGGGATCGAACACAACGCCGAGAAGCAGCTCACCGGCGCGCGTGAGGGCGATGGAGACGGAAACGCAGGGATACCCATGGGTGAAGTTTGTGGTGCCGTCCATGGGATCGATGATCCACAGGAACTCCGAGCCGCGGGCGGACTGCGCCGACTCCTCGGTCATGATGTCGTGAGCGGGGAATTCTTTCGAGAGGATCGACGTGATGGCGCGCTCCGCCTGGAGATCGGTCTCGGTCACCGGGTTTCCCCGGTCCTTGAAGCCGACCGGCAGCCGCTTCCCGAAATCGCGCGAGATGATCTCGCCCGCCGCCCGAGCGGCGCGCACCGCGATCTCCATGTATTCTTTAATCATTTCAATATCTACCCATGGTTGAGGCGAATAGTATATTCGATCGGGGCCCGGCAGTATTATAGTCAATTCAAAGACGCGAAGGTAATCAATTCTTGGGTTTCCGGTTCATGCCGGCGCCACCCAGGAGACCGGCTCAGAACCGGAAATCGCGCTTGCCACAGCCATCGACTGTAACTATAATAATTTCCGTACTGCCGTAGACACGATCTTTAGGGGTATCCAGTCGCGTGATCCGCGGTTAGGCATTGGGCGGGGATAGGATGTTGCGGTGCGCTGAACGGGGACCGTGGCGTGGATCGCCGCGGGTCGTCCGCCTGCGGCGACTGCACACGGGGCTCGATCGTCCGAGTCTCCGAAAGAGGGTCCCCCCCCGCAGCTCAGCCGCGGGTCCTGCTGAGACGAGATAAAAGGTAGTGTCAAAAGTTCTATGAAAGAGCTGAATGCAACCACAGATTGCACAGATAGTTGTGAAGATTTGGGGGGGGGAGGAAGTCTGCGCCAATCTGTGGTGAATAAATCTGTGGTAAATGGAGAAAGGAAAGAATTTCCATACAGCGGCTTAATTATACGGATGTTACCACAGATGAATCACCACTGATTTACTCAGAAAAGGCATAAATAATCAGATAAATCTGTGGTTGCTTTACAATATCTTTTGACATTACCAGATAAAAGGAAAGGAGGTTCAAAATGATAAGTGAGAAAGAGGCGCTCGAGTACCACTCCCGTGGCAGGAGAGGCAAGATCGAGGTGGTGCCCAGTAAACCGTGCGCGACACAGAAGGATCTCTCGCTCGCTTATACCCCCGGGGTCGCCATCCCCAGTCTCGCGATCGCGGCAACACCCGAGGAGGCCTACCGCCTGACCGCCAGGGGCAACCTGGTCGCAGTGGTTTCCAATGGCACGGCGGTTCTCGGGCTCGGTGATATCGGGGCGCTGGCGAGCAAGCCGGTGATGGAAGGGAAGGCGGTGCTCTTCAAGCGGTTCGCGGACGTTGACGCCTTTGATCTCGAGGTAGACTCAAAAGACCCGCAGGAGATCATACGGCTCGTCAAGCTGCTCGAGCCCACCTTCGGCGGCATCAACCTCGAAGACATCAAGGCGCCTGAGTGCTTCCCGATAGAGGAGACACTCGAACGCGAAATGCAGATACCGGTGTTCCACGATGACCAGCATGGAACGGCAATCATCTCCGGAGCGGCGCTCCTCAACGCCCTGGAGATCATGGGGAAGAAAATAGGGGATTGTCGAGTGGTCTTCAGCGGGGCTGGCGCGGCCGGCATTGCCTGCGCCACATACTATCTCAGCCTCGGAGTGAAGAAGGAGAATCTGATGCTCTGCGACAGCGCCGGGGTTATCTATGAAGGCCGCGCGAAGGGGATGAATTCGTACAAGGAAAAGTTCGCGATCAAGACAAAAGCCAGGAGCCTCGCTGATGCCCTCAAGGGGGCGGACGTTTTCATGGGGCTCTCGTATAAGAACCTGGTCAGCCAGGAGATGGTCCGCTCAATGAGCAAGAACCCGGTCATTTTCGCGATGGCAAACCCGGACCCCGAGATCACCTATGAAGCGGCCACCGCAGCGCGCGGCGACCTCATCATGGCCACCGGCCGCTCCGATTACCCCAACCAGGTGAATAACGTCCTCGGCTTCCCGTTTATCTTCAGAGGGGCTCTGGATGTCCGCTCGACCAATATCAATGAGGCCATGAAACATGCCGCCACGGAGGGGTTGGCGGCGCTCGCCCGTGAGGAGGTTATCGAGGAGGTGCGGCGGGCATACGGCGGCAAGGAGTTCAGCTTCGGCCGCGGCTACATAATCCCCAAGCCTTTTGACCCGCGGGTGTTGCTGTGGGTGGCACCGCGCGTGGCGAAGGCCGCCATGGAGAGCGGCGTCGCGCGGAAGCCGATCACGGATTGGGATGCCTATACCCGGGAGCTCCAGGAGCGCGTGAAGAGGATACAGGCGCTCAAACCGGTAGCGAGCGGGGAGTGATGAGCGCCATCGCCGCCGGGGCGCCCATCCCGACCCTGTGGGGTGCCGCTCCGCTCGTATCAGAGGCTGATTTCGATTGAATCGGCCATCAGGACGAGAATCACGAGGCCGGCGCAGATAATGAGAAAAGAGGCGATTGGCAGGAACCCTTTCGCTTTCCCCTCGACCTTCCTCATGATGGAAACATTGAGCACCACGCCGATGAAGAAAACCGCAAATCCTATGAGCAGCTTGATGAAGATCTCCATGTGCCCTCCATCCCTTTGACCCTACAAACTTATACAGAATCAGAGCGAGCAAGTCAATACCATAGTCGCCTGGGGTTCCCCCATTTTTTAGAAACTAAGGTAATTTTTCACCACGGAGACACAGAGAGCACGGAGCACACTGAGAAGTCAAAGAGTTTAACACGGATTATGAGGATTAATTTTAGCCACAGATGAACACAGATACACACAGATCAATCTCCTTCTAGTGTGCCGGCTCAACGATAACTTTCATAATCATGTCATTGCGAGGAGTCCCGCTAAGCGGGACGACGAAGCAATCTCAACTTATTGAGGGGCAAGAGATTGCTTCTCCCGCTTTGCGGGATCGCAATGACAAATTAGTTCAAGGCAATTCTGAGACACCACACTAGAAACTAGAAACGAGAAACTGTTGTTACTGTTTTACAGATCTCCGTGTCCTCCGTGCCTCCGTGGTGGATTATGCATTGGAATACACCTACAAAATAGTATCTGTCTCACTTCACTAATACTGCATCCACTTCCGACACAACGTATTGTGTATTTTGATGATAAGTTTTCGGGGAATGTCCGGCATAGTCGCCCCTCAGGCGGTTTCGCGCGCCCCGGTGACCTCCACCCGCACCACACGCCGGTCGGTCGCCTCGGAAACCCGGAAGGCCAGGTGCTCATAGGAAACCTCGGCGCCCGGCGAGGGGATTTTCCCGAGGAGATTAATCACAAACCCGCCGATCGTTTCGCACACGTCTTCGGGAATGTGCTGGCCGAACTCGTCGTTGAAGTCGTCGATGCGCATCCTGCCGTCGACAATGACCGATTCGCCGCTCTTCTCCCATTCGGCCCGCTCACCGGCATCATACTCATCATCGATTTCACCCACGATCTCTTCGATGATATCCTCCATGGTGAGGATCCCTGAAACGCCGCCGTACTCATCCGCCACGATCGCCAATTGCTTGTTGTTGCGCTTGAGTTCGGCGAGAACGGCCTTGATGCGGGCGGATTCAGGGACGACGTAGGGTGAGCGCATGGCGTCGC from the Candidatus Auribacterota bacterium genome contains:
- a CDS encoding inositol monophosphatase family protein, with protein sequence MIKEYMEIAVRAARAAGEIISRDFGKRLPVGFKDRGNPVTETDLQAERAITSILSKEFPAHDIMTEESAQSARGSEFLWIIDPMDGTTNFTHGYPCVSVSIALTRAGELLLGVVFDPLHDELFSAERGAGSTMNEATLRVSAISSIEESLLCTGFPYRLREEPADNFEIFQKLSLLAQGVRRDGSAALDLCYIASGRFDGFWERGLRPWDTAAGTLILREAGGSATDYAGGAYQPFLNEIVASNSLIHGEMLRAFR